Proteins co-encoded in one Spirosoma endbachense genomic window:
- a CDS encoding family 43 glycosylhydrolase, protein MKQYRFLVPIGLGLLLMLSSGWLHPNVVDGKEPRKMMYGDRSRLGRPYAKDPHVVKFKGRYLMYFSVPAYTDSSGVKQGWGIGIAESRNLIDWQKIAEIPPVADYERAGICAPGALLKDGKVHLFYQTYGGGPKDAICHAWSVDGIHFQRNETNPIFHPTGSWNCGRAIDAEVYRFKNQYFLYFATRDPAYKTQILGVAATPLTTSFNRNEWKQLSTDGPILKPELAWEGECIEGASVIERKGELVMFYAGAYNNWPQQIGIAHSKDGVHWERMQTEPFLKNGMPGSWNASESGHPHIFEDRNRQTYLFYQGNNDKGHTWLLSNEKLTWRGTLPLLQ, encoded by the coding sequence ATGAAACAATATCGATTTTTAGTGCCGATCGGCCTTGGCCTTCTTCTGATGTTGAGTAGCGGCTGGCTGCATCCAAATGTCGTTGATGGAAAAGAACCTCGCAAGATGATGTATGGCGATCGCTCCCGACTGGGCCGACCGTATGCCAAAGATCCGCACGTGGTTAAATTCAAGGGCCGTTATCTGATGTATTTTTCCGTGCCGGCCTATACCGATTCGAGCGGGGTAAAACAGGGTTGGGGTATTGGTATTGCGGAAAGCCGGAATCTGATCGACTGGCAAAAAATTGCGGAAATTCCGCCCGTTGCCGACTATGAAAGAGCTGGCATCTGCGCGCCCGGTGCTTTGCTGAAAGATGGCAAAGTGCACCTGTTTTACCAGACGTATGGGGGAGGGCCTAAAGATGCCATCTGCCATGCGTGGTCGGTGGATGGCATCCACTTCCAGCGCAATGAAACAAACCCAATTTTTCACCCCACGGGTTCGTGGAACTGCGGTCGGGCCATCGATGCCGAAGTGTATCGATTTAAAAACCAGTATTTTCTCTATTTTGCTACCCGTGATCCAGCCTATAAAACCCAGATTCTGGGCGTAGCCGCAACCCCGCTGACAACCTCCTTTAATCGGAACGAATGGAAACAACTCTCTACCGACGGCCCGATTCTAAAGCCGGAATTAGCCTGGGAAGGCGAGTGTATTGAAGGCGCTTCGGTGATCGAGCGCAAAGGAGAGCTAGTGATGTTTTACGCGGGTGCCTATAACAACTGGCCGCAGCAGATCGGCATCGCACACAGTAAAGATGGCGTGCACTGGGAGCGGATGCAGACAGAACCTTTTCTGAAAAATGGTATGCCGGGTAGTTGGAATGCCAGTGAGTCGGGCCATCCGCACATTTTTGAAGACCGTAACCGACAAACCTATTTATTTTATCAGGGCAATAATGATAAAGGCCACACCTGGCTATTATCCAACGAGAAACTGACGTGGCGGGGAACCCTACCGCTTCTACAGTAG